The following proteins are encoded in a genomic region of Clostridium kluyveri:
- a CDS encoding SDR family oxidoreductase, with amino-acid sequence MKTAIVTGASSGIGFEISKRLLKMGYKVYGFGRDFSKVDSYDSNFIQEVCDIIEVNTLVKIIEKIKKENKVCLLVNNAGVGYFGPHEELNPKKIHLMVSTNLEVPMVLCNVLLRDLKKNKGMIINISSVTAKYVSTYGCAYAATKAGLTHFSESLFSEIRKTGVKVLSVHPDMTKSNFYRNANFSEDDSDTDFYIDSEVIADTVKSILMQGSNIAVTDITIRPQKHRIRRK; translated from the coding sequence ATGAAAACTGCAATTGTAACAGGGGCTTCTTCAGGAATAGGGTTTGAAATTTCAAAAAGACTTCTTAAAATGGGTTATAAAGTATATGGTTTTGGAAGGGATTTTTCCAAAGTAGATTCTTATGATTCCAATTTTATTCAGGAAGTCTGCGACATTATAGAGGTAAATACACTTGTAAAAATTATAGAGAAAATTAAAAAAGAAAACAAGGTATGTTTATTGGTGAACAATGCAGGGGTGGGATATTTTGGCCCTCATGAAGAATTAAATCCTAAAAAAATACATTTGATGGTTTCAACCAATCTGGAGGTACCTATGGTGCTTTGCAATGTGCTTTTAAGAGATTTAAAGAAAAACAAGGGCATGATTATAAATATATCTTCAGTTACTGCAAAATATGTAAGTACCTATGGTTGTGCTTATGCTGCTACAAAGGCAGGGTTAACCCACTTCTCAGAAAGTCTTTTTTCAGAAATCAGAAAAACCGGAGTTAAGGTACTTTCTGTTCATCCTGATATGACAAAGAGTAATTTTTATAGAAATGCAAATTTTAGTGAAGATGATAGTGACACTGATTTCTATATAGATAGTGAAGTTATAGCAGATACAGTAAAATCAATATTGATGCAAGGCTCTAATATAGCTGTAACAGATATTACCATAAGACCTCAAAAACATAGAATAAGAAGAAAATAA
- a CDS encoding SPL family radical SAM protein, with product MKDLYGSLNLCSFSHIYVEEKALDNENTKYILSKFKNSSIIKIHHYKDVFSRHNQDFVLQKKSPKIILACKDGNLIYKGARVCESFGNDHFYYTSSMMNCVYNCEYCYLQGMYPSANIVIFVNLNDIFTELKCLLKKHPVYICISYDTDLLAFENITGFTRKWIEFSYLYPHLKIEVRTKSSNFKSIEDIAPRSNVILAWTLSPEEIIGKYESNTPGLKSRLGSLRCAVLKGWKVRVCFDPLLYVPGWKEYYTRCVEDTFKVVSESNIEDVSIGVFRIAKDYFKKMEKINPNSILLSYPFKTIDGIYTYSEEHHKSMVDFMYNMVGNYVKKEKIFCT from the coding sequence TTGAAAGACTTATATGGCAGCTTGAATCTATGTAGTTTTTCTCATATTTATGTGGAAGAAAAAGCTTTAGATAATGAAAATACCAAATATATATTATCTAAATTTAAAAATTCCAGTATAATAAAAATACATCACTACAAAGATGTGTTCTCAAGGCATAATCAAGATTTTGTTCTTCAAAAGAAAAGTCCCAAAATTATATTGGCCTGTAAAGATGGAAACCTTATTTATAAGGGAGCCAGAGTATGTGAGAGTTTTGGAAATGATCATTTTTATTATACCTCCTCCATGATGAATTGTGTTTACAACTGTGAATATTGTTATCTGCAAGGAATGTATCCTTCGGCTAATATAGTGATATTTGTAAATTTAAATGATATTTTTACTGAACTTAAGTGTCTTTTGAAAAAGCATCCAGTATATATCTGTATATCTTATGATACAGATCTTTTAGCTTTCGAAAATATAACTGGATTCACCAGGAAATGGATAGAGTTTAGCTATCTTTACCCTCACTTAAAGATAGAAGTGAGAACTAAAAGTTCTAATTTTAAAAGTATAGAAGATATAGCACCAAGATCCAATGTGATACTGGCATGGACTCTTTCTCCAGAGGAGATTATAGGGAAATATGAGAGTAATACTCCAGGCTTAAAGTCTAGATTAGGTAGTTTAAGGTGTGCTGTTTTGAAGGGATGGAAGGTAAGGGTCTGCTTTGATCCACTTCTTTATGTGCCTGGATGGAAAGAGTATTATACAAGGTGTGTAGAGGATACCTTTAAAGTTGTTTCAGAATCCAATATTGAAGATGTAAGTATCGGAGTATTTAGAATTGCAAAGGATTATTTTAAGAAGATGGAGAAAATTAATCCTAATTCTATTTTACTCTCGTATCCCTTTAAAACTATAGATGGGATATATACTTATTCAGAGGAACATCATAAGTCCATGGTAGATTTTATGTATAATATGGTAGGGAATTATGTTAAAAAAGAAAAGATATTTTGTACATAG
- a CDS encoding serine/threonine protein kinase — protein MARRDGYYVQLDETAENMLRAGDFLGCGHNGIVYLLKDNKVIKIFKDKDICKNEYELLKKTEKSKYFPQVYSHGPYYIIKDYVPGERLDYYIRKNGINKKISCEIIKLLMEFKELEFTKLDIRCKDLYIDNDFSIKVIDPRNNYSRGGNYPRHLMKGLYKLGVLDEFLKIVKEQYNEVYREWSFKIKRYLYRGVK, from the coding sequence ATGGCAAGGAGAGATGGGTATTATGTTCAATTGGATGAAACAGCCGAAAATATGTTAAGGGCGGGAGACTTTTTAGGCTGTGGTCACAATGGTATAGTATATTTACTGAAAGATAACAAAGTAATAAAAATATTTAAAGATAAAGATATCTGTAAAAATGAATATGAACTTTTAAAGAAAACTGAAAAAAGTAAATACTTTCCCCAAGTGTATTCTCATGGACCTTACTATATTATAAAAGATTATGTACCAGGAGAAAGGCTTGACTATTATATTAGAAAAAACGGTATAAATAAAAAAATATCTTGTGAGATTATCAAATTGCTCATGGAATTTAAAGAACTTGAATTTACTAAACTGGATATACGGTGTAAGGATTTATATATTGATAATGATTTTTCTATAAAAGTTATAGATCCCAGAAACAATTATTCAAGGGGGGGAAACTACCCAAGACATCTTATGAAGGGCCTATATAAATTAGGTGTATTGGATGAATTTTTGAAAATAGTGAAAGAACAATATAATGAAGTATACAGAGAGTGGAGTTTTAAAATTAAAAGATATTTATATAGAGGAGTAAAATAG
- a CDS encoding MFS transporter — MFKFRSHNEQNTEQTIDKKALIFGLMSVFLCGIGLSIIAPVVPFLVKPYTSNPGEQAIVVTLLTSVYAVCVFFAAPVLGALSDKYGRRPVLLVCLLGSAIGYLVFGIGGALWVLFAGRIIEGITGGNISTIFAYFADIIPPEQRTKYFGWVSAVVGVGTVIGPTLGGLLAKFGYSVPMYFGAIITLLNVVYGFFFMPESLDKNNRLKEITFVRLNPFIQLANILSMKNLKRLLISAFLLWIPNGSLQAVFSQFTMDTFSWKPALIGLMFSIMGFQDIISQGFIMPKLLLKLHDKQIAILGMVSEIIGYSLIAASALFSFYPLLIAGMFIFGFGDSIFGPSFNGMLSKSVNSSEQGRIQGGSQSIQALARMIGPIIGGQIYVSLDHAAPAFMGMILIAAAIPVLYKGTHVNM; from the coding sequence GTGTTCAAATTTAGATCACACAATGAACAGAACACAGAACAAACCATAGATAAAAAGGCTTTGATATTCGGTCTTATGTCTGTGTTTCTTTGCGGAATAGGCTTAAGTATCATAGCACCTGTCGTCCCATTCTTAGTGAAGCCTTATACAAGCAATCCGGGAGAACAAGCTATAGTTGTTACGCTGCTGACTTCTGTTTATGCAGTCTGCGTGTTTTTTGCGGCCCCCGTACTTGGAGCTTTGAGCGACAAATATGGCCGTCGCCCAGTACTCTTAGTATGCCTTTTGGGCTCCGCAATCGGGTACTTAGTCTTTGGCATAGGAGGAGCTTTATGGGTACTATTTGCTGGGCGCATAATAGAAGGTATAACAGGCGGGAACATAAGCACTATCTTCGCATATTTTGCAGACATCATTCCTCCAGAACAGAGAACCAAATACTTTGGATGGGTGAGTGCGGTTGTAGGTGTAGGCACCGTCATTGGCCCAACTTTAGGCGGATTACTTGCCAAGTTTGGTTATTCTGTACCCATGTATTTTGGAGCAATCATAACTTTATTGAATGTTGTTTATGGATTCTTTTTTATGCCTGAGAGCCTTGACAAGAATAATAGACTGAAAGAGATTACCTTTGTAAGACTGAATCCATTTATACAGCTTGCAAACATACTTTCCATGAAAAACTTAAAAAGACTGCTTATCTCAGCATTCTTACTTTGGATACCCAACGGATCTTTACAGGCAGTTTTTTCACAATTTACAATGGATACTTTCAGTTGGAAGCCTGCCCTAATCGGACTTATGTTTTCAATCATGGGCTTCCAAGATATTATTTCACAAGGTTTCATCATGCCAAAGCTTTTGCTGAAACTTCATGATAAACAGATAGCCATTCTGGGAATGGTTTCGGAGATTATAGGCTACAGTCTGATTGCAGCATCGGCTTTGTTCTCATTCTATCCTCTTCTTATCGCTGGAATGTTTATATTTGGTTTTGGTGATTCGATCTTTGGGCCTTCATTCAATGGGATGCTCTCCAAGTCTGTCAATTCCAGTGAACAAGGAAGGATTCAAGGAGGCAGCCAATCGATTCAGGCTTTAGCAAGAATGATTGGTCCGATCATTGGAGGGCAAATCTATGTGTCCCTTGATCATGCCGCACCCGCTTTTATGGGGATGATCCTTATAGCAGCTGCAATACCGGTTTTGTATAAGGGTACACATGTAAATATGTAA